Below is a genomic region from Henckelia pumila isolate YLH828 chromosome 3, ASM3356847v2, whole genome shotgun sequence.
agaaatttgtttaaaaaatttaaattacaaAACTTGTGCCATCAGCAGCAACGGCAAGATAAAACATCCGAGCATGTGTATGGTCTTGACTTTTCCTCGAGTTCTGCTGCTGTTGGCAAAGCTTCCAACCTGTACATGCTTCCGCTTCTGGCACAACAAAGTAGCGACAAATTTCTGCAAACTCCTTTGTTGAATGGATGCACTCTCTCCGGAATCCCCCTGCAAAATTCAAATGCCGAaatgaaaacaaagaaaaagttGTCACCGCTGCAAGGAAATAGGTAGTCTTATACCACCATATTAAAGCAGCATATGCATGTCTCGGAAAATAGATCCACAACAAATCATTCCTTGTCGATTTAATCGGTAATATTTCCAGGAACACCATCAACAGTTGTCATATGAAGGTTTAACATGAAACATGGACCTGGCTCCCTCCATGTTTTTCATGATCAAATTCCCAGTTGAGAACAAAAGCAGTGCCAAAAGGCATAAGAACTACAATATGGCTCAAAAAGTTTATTACAGGAAGCCCCAAGGAAAGTTTTAATAGCTCGTTAAGAGTCCTACGCGACATGGACTATAGGGAATCATTTGGTCACTGTATAAATGAAATTGATGAATAATCAGAAAAAAAATGTCACATGCTTAGAATTGGACGCTAGACCAATTTCCACCTCGAGGCAGTTTGAGGCTTTGAGCACATGACATTTTGTGCTAGGCACAAAAAAAAATGCTCATCACACCATAAGCCAGAAGTCACTAATGATTATTCACAAACCAGTTAAAAAAGCTAATCACAAATCACAAGAATCTTAAATATGATAATTTACCAAGAAAAAATTAGTGATTTAGTGTCCTTGTTAAATGTGATAATTTGCCAGACAAATTTAGCTTTCTTATTTGTTACTTCTAAATTATACGTTGAATCCAAAAAAGTATATTTCTACAACTGAGATAATAACCACATTATTTCTCCTTGAAAGCGTGAAGCCATTAATTTAAGCAACACAAAAGAAATATACCGGCATTGTAAACGTAATTCACACACCATAACAACTTAACATCTTTCAACACAAAAATCTGAGATGTCACAGCAATTACGAACTATAAAATATAAACCTTGCACAAAATAATACACCCATCTGGCATGTAACATGTAACACAGAAAATCTGGAGCAATAAACGAATTAGGAAATAGAGAAAAAAATCACCATAGTTTTTGAATAAAATAGGAGAGGCATGAGAAACCAACCTCAAATACACAATTCGCCGCCTTCTTACAAGTTCGTAAGTGGTTTGGTTACTCATAATAAGGTAGCtgttccatgaaaaaaataacacaaatttgATTTTCAAGCAAGAACatgtaaaaaaagaaaagaacacACATTGAAAAACTATTAGCTACAGTGCTAGCATATACTAGAAAAGAAGTAAAGATGCACATAAAGAGCCAGTTCGGATACAGAAACTGTAACTTAATAAAAATACTTGAACGaattcagtttttttttaaaattcgtttATTAAAAAAACAGAAGCAATTTTAACTTTTAGATAAATGTTGATAAgtgcttttgtttttatttttaaatgtagTTAGAAGCAAAAGCCAAAAAACTAGAAATTCTAACTTCTAAACAAGCacatttttaagtgtttttctGAAACCGATTTTGTAACCAAAAGCTACGATTTTTAAGAccgtgagtttttttttttttttttgttaaaaaaagtaCTTTTGAACTCTTGGCTTCTCCAACCAAACAGGCTCAAAGTGTTTTAACTAGGATCCCTTCAGTTTTATCGCCATGATTTCCCCATGTTTATAGAGATCTTTCATTAGAGCTAGTGACTAGTCACTAGTGTTACCTAAAATTGACCAGAAATGACAACGCCAGCAAAAATACCTCTTAAAGATCGGACATACCTATGGAAAAGGAGGAGCAGCAGCAGAAAAATTAGGGATATTGACAAAGAAGCCAACATCAAGATCATAATTACATCTGCCCACCTGAAGGAAATCCAGTTCAATTATTTGCAATCAATGATGGAATTTAAAATTACGAGGTAATCATCTGCGTGAGACAATTATGTTAAATaacaaatttatattatattcatgGGTGCAAGGTACAAAGTGCAAAGTGCATTACGTGCATCTTGTTTCCTTCATTTTTCAACAAGTAGAAAAATAGAGATGCTTTCTTAGAGATATGTACTTCTGAGATATACGTACCATGCCATTGATATATGAGATTTAAGGTACGAAACGTACAAAATCCACGTCCAAAGGCACAAGGCTGTTTCTTCACATATGTACCACCTGATGCATTAAAAAAACAATCACATACCGCAGCCTCCAACAACATCAAAGTAAGCCAATACTAGGaaacattaaattaaaaagtatTAAATAACTGTATAGCAAATGAAAATAATACTCACCAAAAACGGCAATGGTTTCCCAGTCCTATACATGTCCCTAGCCAAACACAATGATGATCAAACTGAAGCACACACTTGTCACAATCATGACAATGCTTTGCCCGTGGAGGCTATTAACAAACGGAACAATGGCATCAGAACTCTGGCACAGGTGAAGCACAAATAATGAAAAAGCAAGAGAATAGGTACAAGAAATCTAAAATG
It encodes:
- the LOC140890560 gene encoding protein S-acyltransferase 10, which produces MGALCGGSLRDTWVRAFDRCFRLFPCLSDPARRSALSLKLALVGLHLIFAGVLFLLDHDLIEKTKREPWYTAVYALLFVATLAQYFVTSGTSPGYVLDAQKIVNERDATARRTLLASKPPASNKNGDVVISVDGRNYQRGNETAWTKLVMDLYPPGSSVRNLTCTYCSVVQPPRAKHCHDCDKCVLQFDHHCVWLGTCIGLGNHCRFWWYICEETALCLWTWILYVSYLKSHISMAWWADVIMILMLASLSISLIFLLLLLLFHSYLIMSNQTTYELVRRRRIVYLRGIPERVHPFNKGVCRNLSLLCCARSGSMYRLEALPTAAELEEKSRPYTCSDVLSCRCC